The window GCAATTTATCCGCAACCTGTTCCTGAGTAAAGCCGGCTTCGATTCTTGCCTGTTTCAAAAGAACACCAATTTTAAATTGCTGATATCCACTGTCAAAATCTTTGGCGAATTTGGGGCTGAGCTTTTTCCTTTTTTCGATATATTTGTCCAGATCGTCCATCTGTTTACCTCCTGTTCAAAAATTCCTTTTT of the Candidatus Desulfatibia profunda genome contains:
- a CDS encoding helix-turn-helix transcriptional regulator encodes the protein MDDLDKYIEKRKKLSPKFAKDFDSGYQQFKIGVLLKQARIEAGFTQEQVADKLRTKKSAISRIENHAEDIRLSTLINYAQAIGKNLHLEITG